The genomic segment TCTGTTGATATTGCCTCCTAGTATTGAGAGAGAAAACCAAGTTTATGGTTGTGCAGCCATAGGCCTTTGCAAAGTACAAAAAGACAACCACAAGCAATAAAAGCAGGTCACTGGAGAATAGCACATAACATTGGAATCCATAAACAGGGTATCACAGCTCACCAGAATCAGCCATTGCCCCTCACTTTAGACCTTATCTGTCTGGTAGTCAGAGCAAGCAGCGCAACCCTATTAGAAACCTATGGATCGTTATTAGACAATAGAAGAATCATTTTCTcagaatctggaatgccaggggcCATCGGGgataatctatctatctatctatctatctatctatctatctatctatctatctatctatctatctatctatctatctatctatctatctatctatttatttattagacacctggctcacctgaggtAATTAAGCAGCTATGTGctagaagagagctccagtctaaaaggcaccacaccatgttagcaagaaaATTACTGACTGCAGAAGATGGTGAGTTATCACAGAGTAAGGACTGAAAGGCTACTGACAGCCTACAATAACTTGAGGCTAGGAGGCCGGGTTGTGGAACTCTTCCTTCTGTGATGCCCTTGGACTACCTGAAGGAACCCTTACCTcattggactgagttaagacattcattgcattctgtctgtcccttcggcattttgtttttgaaatactgattctctctaccTACCTGGCAGCTTGTtgttgcttccttccagcagagtgCTGTAACCGGAGACCAACACAGGAAGCAAAGTAAGTAGCTGGCTTTCCTCCTTTGCCCAGCAGAGATGGCggttgggaagaggctgaggatggagcaACCTACCAGTAGCAGGACtattcagagaggccagcacctcttccatgTAGCAAGCACAGATAAGCCCAATAACTGGCTCTCACTGGAAAAGTACTCTATCCCTATTGAAGGTACACCCCCAGGGTGGGCcaatcaggtgggggccagttgtctacatgcaatttgaattgattggccctcattggaagattGCTCTCCCAATTGATGGCACACCCCTGGGAGGGCTAATCCGGTAGGGAGtcagttgtctgcatgtaatttaaactgattgggattcactggcagagtgcaatttgaacttagctctcattggcagagtgcaatttgggcagtgtgcaatttgaattgattggccctcattagcttagtgctctctccctattggtggaacACCactagggagggccaatcagatagggagtgagctGGCTGCtcgcaacttcaactttataatgtttagcaaTTTGTTTGCTTGCAGAAGATCTTGCGCAAGCAGGAGCTAAGGTTGTGGTACATAAAGTTTGACTGTCTTAGACCAAGTAGCTACCACAGCATTTCTCTTGTGTTTTCGCTTGTActctagcctgatcttatcagaccttagaagctaagcagggtaagccctggttagtacttgggagcccaccaaggaaataGAGGGTTACTGTGCAGTGGCAAGTAATGACAAGCAACCTCTGTTAAATCTCCTGCTACGAAAGTCCTACAATCTCATGGCACTTCATACCACCCCCAAAAGATCTAGTGCAATGGGAAACCTTGAGCTGTTCTGAACCCATTATCACATCAAATTATATCCCCCAACCTTCAAATTCAACAACACATCAGCTGCTGTTCTGACTTTCATTACCAATGCTAGGATGCACGTTCCCTGCTAGAAGCAGTTTGTTTCTATTGGGAGTTATTTCAGCATTAATCCTGCTGGCTGAGTTGACCTTAAAATAAGAAGTGCATAAATGCCCAGGTCCCATGCTGATGTTTTGTAGCATTTTTATACTAATATAGTATCTGGGTGATTCAGCACAAAACTTtgccaaaacaaataaataaatacattccaggTGTCAAACGCACACAAACCTACGGAAACAGAGTACTGGCCAATAGAGGACTGAACAAGAAACCTCATTTCTAACTGGATCAAggggattcctccccttccccatccctgaGTAACCCTGAAATAAGATGTTGGGAAGGGCCCAAGTCAGCCTGACCTCTATCAGTCACCTGGATGGACCGTTTGTCCTAACCTCAGTATGGCAGTTATGTTTATCTGTACAAGCTCTACTTTTTATTTTACTTCCGccttttccagcccagagtttcCACTGACTTGTGCTTTCCTGCATGCCAAGAAAATGAAACTTAAAGCAAAAGTCTCTTCATTCTCCTACTGAGGAAATGGTCTAAGTTATATCCGACCCCACAAGCATGCTCCCATATGTATGTTGCCTGTAGAGATGGCTTGTCCCATGAAGGCATAGAAGCCCTCTGGCACACATGTACACATATCTTCAAGTGGAACTTCaagaaaccttcaggtggtggcagtgggacCCACAAAGGATCTGGGTCCATGGGATGCTGGTCTTCTTCACCCTCCACAACCACAACTTGATCCTCCCTTTTCTACCCCCATCCTTTTCTCTTTTATCCACAACCATAACCTTCACTTATGTCTGCTCCCAAAATACATTCGTTCGCACTGGCTGGAAAACAGCCAGAATCAATGAACGTAAGGAATTTTCACACTGTGCTAACATTTCTGACTCCCTGGACAAACCAATTAAAGGCCATCGGCTCTGTATGCTTGAGAAGGCAGAGGGGCTGGTGGCTGCTGAAACAGAGTAACACTGACATCTCGTGGAGCAAGCGAATTACTGCCGGGTGACTTCTGAAAAGAGAACAGCTGTTTGCGAGACTCTGCAAAGTCCTCTGACCCCATATATTTCATTGGGTTCATTTTAGGTGTCTAATTACATTCCTGTTCACGCACTGAGTTCAGTTGCCCAAAATGCAAAAGAGCACagtacaaagcatccatttcagaCTGAAATATACTCTGATGCCCAAAGCTCCCACCCAGTTCAGAACTCTTAAAGCAGCATTTTcccaccttttgaccatggaggagcccctgaaataatttttcagatttcaaggatccccggaagtgatgtcagctggccaacaCACACCCCCTtaccacacccctggaagtgacatcgctACCCACATCCTTACCCCTCTTTTTGCTcctgcactccctccctccccctacccTGCCTCATGTAGggcagaaagaagagcaggacctgagaagacagcctggcccctcccataccatgccactccaaagctcccatggacccctggctgggatcCCTGTCATAAAAAGGGGACTCAGCGTGAATAGATGAAGAtgccttctcctgaatcagaCCTTTTGGTGCCTCAGCACCAGTATCACCTACTgagatgggcagcagctctccagggccttagGCAGAGATACTTCATATCACCTATTGCCAGATCCCTTTATAACTGGAGAcaacagggattgaacctgggccttctgcatgtcaagcagatgctctgccactgattcATAGCCCCTCCAAACTCCAATTAACAagttgtttgtggggggggggggaatgctccaTACCTAGAAACTATTTTATTTCCAAAGAGCTTTGGTCTTTAGCACGAGACAACAGAATCCAGTATCCTGAGCTTCTGATATTCCCTTGCCATGAAAGGTAACACCGAGTCCCCCCATAGCATCTGTGACAAGAAGAAAACAAAGCTAAAAAGGCTGTTTTCTTTTGTGGCTGAGGAGTGTTCTATTCACTACAGAACACCTTTACTGAGGATGGGCCGCCGCTGGCTGCTGTTGTCCTCTCCGTAGAAAAGGGGGACATGTAATGCTGCCCTCTACACGACATTCACAATAGGAATTCACAAAACAGGAGCAGGGCCCATTGTCATCATCAGTTAGTTGGAGGATTGCTCTGGACACCGTAAACAAAAATGAGAAATTATCACATTGCTTGCTAAAATCATCCTGGTGTTTTCCTACTAGCTACAACACTGAATAGCCCCTTTGAGTTGTTAAATACAACAACAGCAAACTGTGCATATGATCCTTCGGTGCTGATCTATGGCCTTTCCTCACTGGTGTTTCCATTTTGCAAACTGGGAGGCCAACAAGCAAAGGATGACTTTCCTATTCCCACCCAGCTAATCCATAATCCAAGATAAATAAACCAATGTATTGTTTACGTTCCACGTGAACCACCCTGACCctcatacaaatgtaataaataaattggacAAGAACTAGATTGTTTGACATTTCTCAGGTCAATGAATATTTCATTTGCCCAAACTCAGGAGTCCATATTTAAAAACTGCCGCCatgtttcatcatcatcatcagtaaaaataaaaggaaagaagcAGTAAAATGTCGGAAGAAATGTGCATTACACACTTACCATGCTGTTCATTTTCGATGAGGAGGAGCCCGTCCGTTGCTTTCGCAAACTGCTCAGCTCTTCCGGGTTTCCATCCTTTGGTTTTAAGATCATCCGGCTACTTCCAGCGGTACCTTCAGAGGAAGATCTCAGACGTTTCTCTATGAATCTCCACTCACGATGAGGGCTGAAGCTACTGGCAAGATTCGCTGTAAACAGGACAGGAAACACAGACCTCAAAACTGATTCAACAGAAGAGGAACCAATATATCTAATCCGCAACGTGACTTCATCGGCGGGCTACTTAAATCCACAGATCAGGGccagaaagagagaagggagaatTTTCTTCAAACATTGGGAATCCCCTTGGTTTGCAAAAATATGGGGAAACTTtaaagaaaatggagggaaaactTTCCTCCAAACGGAGAAATGTCTTCGCTCGCACAGGGAACAACTACACTATTTTGAAATTCCacaatcaaatctccagataCATAATTTAGATGTAAGGAACAGCTGGGGATCAGGCAGGATTAACTCTTGTTATGTAGATGATGATGCCCTTACCTACACTGGAAGTCACAGTATGGATTCCTGTCCTTTTTTTCATACTGAATTTAAATAAACCAGGaaagatgttttgtttttaaattgcgAAAACAGAAATAGAGCAAAGAGTTGGTCCTCTCTTCCTTTGCCATTGCCATGATGTAGAAGCAAATGGAAAATACACAAAAGCTACCAACGTATACCATATACGAAATGCCACTAATAGAAAGGACCCATCAATACAAGTCTCTTGCATTGCTTTCTTTAATCTTCTAGTGTGTGCCAATGCATCACAGTAGAAAGGGCAACATCAAGAGTAAGGAAGACAAGCCTGTTTCAGATACACCTTCTTCAGTACAGTTTCACTAGACATACAGAAGTCAAACACAATGTTTAAATTGCTCCCATGTCTTCTGGGACTTCTCTTGGCAACAGCTCTGTACTGAGGAAGATATATTTGAAACAGGTTTGTCTACTTTACTCTTGAGATTGCCCTTTCTACTGTGATGTGCTGGCATGCTCCAGAAGATTAAAGGAAAGCAATGCAAGAGACTTGTCCCGGCCTTTTTGATACAAGTAAGATATGTaagtcgtggcgagcccaaggtcacccagctggttgcatgtgggggagcgcagaatcgaacctggcatgccagattagaagtccgcactcctaaccactacaccaaactggctctcaataaataataaagcattGTTATCACCTCGCAATGACATTCTGCCTGGGATGGGGGACCATAGCTTTCATCAGATTCTCAAAAAGCTTAACAACCACCAAGCTAAGTGCTATCTGCATGTGCCTGAAAACCAAATGACAttgttaaaagaaaacaaagagggtCAGAATACGTACCATTTGTGTGGTTCATTTCATATCCCTGCTGAGTTTGAAAAGACTGAGGTTCAGAAGATGGAGAGATGACCTTGGACTCAGGTATTGGGATGGCTTCTCTAATCTGTTCAGGTGCTCTACCATGTTGTTGGTCCCTATGTGATCCCTGTGCTTTTGGAGAACACCCATTTATTTCTTCCTGGTTTAAGACAAAAGGTTTTAATTGTGCTTCAGCTCCTGAGCTTACTGTTTCCAGATGGCAGGTCTGTCGAATGGGAAGTTCCTTCAATAATACTTTTGCATGGTTTGGATTAGCATCGAGAGCTCCAGATAGGTCACTAGCTTCGCTGAGCAGTAAATTCTCCACTCCCTGACTATTGGTTTCTATAACAGcacaatgcagaacactttcaagATGATCTGTTTTCCTTGAGAGGggagcagaggcagcagcagcaggattgAGGAAGATCTGAGAGGTAGAAATATTGTGGACAAAGGTTTCCGCGTGCAAATTCCCACAGTTGGGCAGCCCATCGACCTCTGAGACAGAGTCTTCAGTCAGTGCTAGAAATTCTGAAGGCGTCTGGACCATGGTCACATCGGCAGAAAGCATCGGTGACTGCAAAGAGCTGCCTACACATTCTATAACCTCAGGAGAACATGAAGGGGAGGACCTGGCTGACTGGGGTTCACTTTCAACACTGGGTTTAATATCCAGATGGCAAGAAGATGACTGGACGCACGAAACTGACTGGCTTTCAGGAACTGGCTTTGAAAACCTATAGTGTGTTGAGAAGGATTTGGGGAGAAGTTTCCTTGAGGAATGTTTAACAGAGGACCTGCTTTGTTCCTCTGTGAAGCCAGAGTCGTCGCCTTCGTTCTTGCCAGACCGGATGCAATTTATGAAGACGTTCTTATTGGCCGAAGGCTCCCTGCCCTTTTCAAAGTCCTCCGTCGCAGACCTTGTTATCTTCTTACTTCGAGAACTGCCGAAGCCGACGGAATGCCTTCCTCTGCTTTTCACGTGCTCCTCCAAACCGAGCTTTTGCAACGTGTGACCGGACTGTGCACCGTTGGAAACGGTTGCATTTTGGCTTAGCGATTCAGCTTTCTGTTCGCTCCCTTTCTTGTGGTGGAAGCTAATGGAAGGTGTGCGGAACAGGCTCCTGCGTTTGCCTGTACTACCTGAGCTGGAGTTGGTGCTGGAGGGAGAAGAGCTGTGAACACCAACAGTACTATTGGAAGTGGGAGATGATGGAAGGGAATCGTGTCTT from the Paroedura picta isolate Pp20150507F chromosome 10, Ppicta_v3.0, whole genome shotgun sequence genome contains:
- the CCSER1 gene encoding serine-rich coiled-coil domain-containing protein 1 isoform X1, producing the protein MILILADPGQAQRILMGDSGSRRSIIVSRLPIFRRSISRRHDSLPSSPTSNSTVGVHSSSPSSTNSSSGSTGKRRSLFRTPSISFHHKKGSEQKAESLSQNATVSNGAQSGHTLQKLGLEEHVKSRGRHSVGFGSSRSKKITRSATEDFEKGREPSANKNVFINCIRSGKNEGDDSGFTEEQSRSSVKHSSRKLLPKSFSTHYRFSKPVPESQSVSCVQSSSCHLDIKPSVESEPQSARSSPSCSPEVIECVGSSLQSPMLSADVTMVQTPSEFLALTEDSVSEVDGLPNCGNLHAETFVHNISTSQIFLNPAAAASAPLSRKTDHLESVLHCAVIETNSQGVENLLLSEASDLSGALDANPNHAKVLLKELPIRQTCHLETVSSGAEAQLKPFVLNQEEINGCSPKAQGSHRDQQHGRAPEQIREAIPIPESKVISPSSEPQSFQTQQGYEMNHTNANLASSFSPHREWRFIEKRLRSSSEGTAGSSRMILKPKDGNPEELSSLRKQRTGSSSSKMNSMDVLNNLGSCDLDEDDLMLDLEFLEEQHHHRSVCREDSHQSIVSCAAVLLTPIEQSAEGKKKEQPKMPEVTKQNLSLKLSKDVDRGEPRCPRVGQLASSPSMEWPFATMEESGGMESLPFRLMMQDCTAVKTLLLKMKRVLQESADMSPAGSTNSLPVSPLTEEPLPFKDLMKDECSALKLQLKERDELISQLREELEKAQHLQRTLASQVDKSTQTELVGHDATFLNKMVSQTLNTKDRKSAHTPIEDHFRYPQSDQANSYESKSCQLSSACLSDLLKEKDLVEVIKHTRDAYESLSSEVNQNGLTGETQSASKPTAKPENVPVFGGALKDHAAIPRQHSTFIGRLGQPPRGPISLHMYSRKNVFLHHNLHTSELQTLGQQDG
- the CCSER1 gene encoding serine-rich coiled-coil domain-containing protein 1 isoform X2, which gives rise to MGDSGSRRSIIVSRLPIFRRSISRRHDSLPSSPTSNSTVGVHSSSPSSTNSSSGSTGKRRSLFRTPSISFHHKKGSEQKAESLSQNATVSNGAQSGHTLQKLGLEEHVKSRGRHSVGFGSSRSKKITRSATEDFEKGREPSANKNVFINCIRSGKNEGDDSGFTEEQSRSSVKHSSRKLLPKSFSTHYRFSKPVPESQSVSCVQSSSCHLDIKPSVESEPQSARSSPSCSPEVIECVGSSLQSPMLSADVTMVQTPSEFLALTEDSVSEVDGLPNCGNLHAETFVHNISTSQIFLNPAAAASAPLSRKTDHLESVLHCAVIETNSQGVENLLLSEASDLSGALDANPNHAKVLLKELPIRQTCHLETVSSGAEAQLKPFVLNQEEINGCSPKAQGSHRDQQHGRAPEQIREAIPIPESKVISPSSEPQSFQTQQGYEMNHTNANLASSFSPHREWRFIEKRLRSSSEGTAGSSRMILKPKDGNPEELSSLRKQRTGSSSSKMNSMDVLNNLGSCDLDEDDLMLDLEFLEEQHHHRSVCREDSHQSIVSCAAVLLTPIEQSAEGKKKEQPKMPEVTKQNLSLKLSKDVDRGEPRCPRVGQLASSPSMEWPFATMEESGGMESLPFRLMMQDCTAVKTLLLKMKRVLQESADMSPAGSTNSLPVSPLTEEPLPFKDLMKDECSALKLQLKERDELISQLREELEKAQHLQRTLASQVDKSTQTELVGHDATFLNKMVSQTLNTKDRKSAHTPIEDHFRYPQSDQANSYESKSCQLSSACLSDLLKEKDLVEVIKHTRDAYESLSSEVNQNGLTGETQSASKPTAKPENVPVFGGALKDHAAIPRQHSTFIGRLGQPPRGPISLHMYSRKNVFLHHNLHTSELQTLGQQDG
- the CCSER1 gene encoding serine-rich coiled-coil domain-containing protein 1 isoform X3, producing MILILADPGQAQRILMGDSGSRRSIIVSRLPIFRRSISRRHDSLPSSPTSNSTVGVHSSSPSSTNSSSGSTGKRRSLFRTPSISFHHKKGSEQKAESLSQNATVSNGAQSGHTLQKLGLEEHVKSRGRHSVGFGSSRSKKITRSATEDFEKGREPSANKNVFINCIRSGKNEGDDSGFTEEQSRSSVKHSSRKLLPKSFSTHYRFSKPVPESQSVSCVQSSSCHLDIKPSVESEPQSARSSPSCSPEVIECVGSSLQSPMLSADVTMVQTPSEFLALTEDSVSEVDGLPNCGNLHAETFVHNISTSQIFLNPAAAASAPLSRKTDHLESVLHCAVIETNSQGVENLLLSEASDLSGALDANPNHAKVLLKELPIRQTCHLETVSSGAEAQLKPFVLNQEEINGCSPKAQGSHRDQQHGRAPEQIREAIPIPESKVISPSSEPQSFQTQQGYEMNHTNANLASSFSPHREWRFIEKRLRSSSEGTAGSSRMILKPKDGNPEELSSLRKQRTGSSSSKMNSMDVLNNLGSCDLDEDDLMLDLEFLEEQHHHRSVCREDSHQSIVSCAAVLLTPIEQSAEGKKKEQPKMPEVTKQNLSLKLSKDVDRGEPRCPRVGQLASSPSMEWPFATMEESGGMESLPFRLMMQDCTAVKTLLLKMKRVLQESADMSPAGSTNSLPVSPLTEEPLPFKDLMKDECSALKLQLKERDELISQLREELEKAQHLQRTLASQVDKSTQTELVGHDALWNSSCTEGSVYKPISISLVSTLFN